In Geobacillus kaustophilus, a genomic segment contains:
- a CDS encoding DUF402 domain-containing protein — protein sequence MPAYPRDGKIIQIHSYKHNGAIHRLWQETVVLKGTPSYVIGGNDKTLVMEADGRTWVTREPAICFFHAKHWFNIIAMIREDGVYYYCNLSSPFVWDEEALKYIDYDLDIKVFPDMTYMLLDEDEYERHRREMRYPDVIDRILKNNVQKLIGWIKERKGPFAPEFIDKWYAMFQAYQK from the coding sequence ATGCCAGCTTACCCTCGGGACGGGAAAATTATTCAAATTCATAGCTACAAACATAATGGGGCGATTCACCGCCTTTGGCAGGAAACGGTCGTATTAAAAGGAACGCCATCGTATGTGATCGGCGGCAATGACAAGACGCTTGTTATGGAAGCTGACGGCCGGACGTGGGTGACGCGCGAGCCGGCGATTTGTTTTTTTCACGCCAAACACTGGTTTAACATTATCGCCATGATTCGTGAGGACGGAGTGTACTACTATTGCAATTTAAGTTCGCCGTTCGTTTGGGATGAAGAAGCGCTGAAGTACATCGATTATGATTTGGATATTAAAGTGTTTCCCGATATGACGTACATGCTGCTGGATGAAGATGAGTATGAGCGGCACCGCCGCGAGATGCGTTATCCGGATGTGATCGACCGCATTTTAAAAAACAACGTTCAAAAACTGATCGGCTGGATTAAGGAGCGGAAAGGGCCGTTTGCGCCCGAGTTCATTGACAAATGGTACGCGATGTTTCAAGCTTACCAAAAATAA
- a CDS encoding ABC transporter ATP-binding protein, with protein MGEKILLEVRGLRTSFFTDDGEIPAVDGVDFSIREGEVLGIVGESGCGKSVTSLSIMGLLPKGIGKVVGGEIWFKGENLIEASERRMKQIRGNEIAMIFQEPMTSLNPLFTIGDQLVEAIRIHTKIGKKEARARAVEMLKLVGLPRAEQLLDEYPHQLSGGMRQRVMIAMAMVCRPALLIADEPTTALDVTIQAQILALMKELNQTFGTAVMMITHDLGVVAELCDRVIVMYAGQIVEEGSVRDIFRNPKHPYTAGLIRSIPDIRGKKERLYSIPGQVPKPGTVRCGCRFAARCEWVVDRCRHEDPLLYETSEQGHRARCFLVLEKEGLVDERAAARSERA; from the coding sequence ATGGGGGAAAAGATTTTATTGGAAGTTCGTGGGCTTCGGACGTCTTTCTTTACGGATGATGGGGAGATCCCGGCGGTCGATGGTGTAGATTTTTCCATTCGTGAAGGCGAAGTGCTTGGCATTGTCGGGGAGTCCGGGTGTGGGAAAAGTGTGACGTCATTGTCTATTATGGGGTTGTTGCCAAAAGGAATCGGCAAGGTGGTTGGCGGGGAGATTTGGTTTAAAGGCGAGAACTTGATCGAAGCCTCGGAGCGGCGGATGAAGCAAATTCGCGGCAATGAGATCGCGATGATTTTTCAAGAGCCGATGACTTCTTTGAATCCGCTGTTTACGATTGGTGATCAATTGGTTGAAGCGATTCGCATACATACGAAAATAGGAAAAAAAGAAGCGCGAGCGCGGGCGGTGGAGATGCTGAAGCTCGTCGGATTGCCGCGCGCTGAGCAACTGTTGGACGAATATCCGCATCAGTTGTCTGGCGGCATGCGCCAGAGGGTGATGATTGCGATGGCGATGGTGTGCCGTCCGGCGCTCTTGATCGCGGACGAGCCGACGACGGCGCTTGATGTGACCATTCAGGCGCAAATTTTAGCGCTGATGAAAGAATTGAACCAGACGTTCGGCACAGCGGTGATGATGATCACCCATGATTTAGGAGTTGTCGCTGAACTATGCGATCGCGTCATTGTCATGTACGCTGGCCAAATCGTGGAAGAAGGAAGCGTTCGGGACATTTTCCGCAATCCGAAGCATCCGTACACTGCTGGTTTGATCCGCTCGATCCCGGATATCCGCGGCAAAAAGGAGCGGCTGTATTCCATTCCCGGCCAAGTGCCAAAACCCGGAACGGTCCGTTGCGGCTGTCGGTTTGCCGCTCGGTGCGAATGGGTCGTTGACCGCTGCCGCCACGAAGATCCGCTATTGTACGAAACGAGTGAACAAGGCCATCGCGCCCGCTGTTTTTTGGTGTTAGAGAAGGAGGGGCTAGTTGATGAGCGAGCCGCTGCTCGAAGCGAAAGGGCTTAA
- a CDS encoding YgaB family protein, whose protein sequence is MAIEHAWTNVGDEAVFLQQEMERCEEITRQLDELEREAPTSALREEVRQMKREVEAIRRALVGQMASGV, encoded by the coding sequence ATGGCGATAGAGCACGCATGGACGAATGTAGGCGACGAGGCGGTGTTTTTGCAACAGGAGATGGAGCGTTGTGAGGAGATCACCCGCCAGTTGGATGAACTCGAACGTGAAGCGCCGACCTCTGCTTTGCGCGAGGAAGTGCGGCAAATGAAACGGGAAGTGGAAGCCATCCGCCGTGCGTTGGTAGGGCAGATGGCATCCGGCGTCTGA
- the mutY gene encoding A/G-specific adenine glycosylase, translated as MTRETKRFPAREFQRDLLDWFARERRDLPWRKDRDPYKVWVSEVMLQQTRVETVIPYFEQFIDRFPTLEALADADEDEVLKVWEGLGYYSRVRNLHAAVKEVKTRYGGKVPDDPDEFSRLKGVGPYTVGAVLSLAYGVPEPAVDGNVMRVLSRLFLVTDDIAKPSTRKRFEQIVREIMAYENPGVFNEALIELGALVCTPRRPSCLLCPVQAYCQAFAEGVAEELPVKTKKTTVKQVPIAVAVLADDEGRVLIRKRDSTGLLANLWEFPSCETDGVDGKEKLEQMVGEQYGLQVELIESIVSFEHAFSHLVWQLTVFPGRLISSESTKEPFRLVSEDELEAYAFPVSHQRVWREYKEWAGGVRRPD; from the coding sequence ATGACGAGAGAAACAAAGCGATTTCCAGCGCGCGAGTTTCAGCGCGATTTGCTTGACTGGTTCGCCCGCGAGCGCCGCGACCTGCCGTGGCGGAAAGACCGCGACCCATACAAAGTATGGGTGTCGGAAGTGATGCTGCAGCAAACGCGCGTCGAGACGGTCATTCCGTATTTTGAACAGTTTATCGATCGGTTTCCAACGTTGGAGGCGCTCGCTGACGCTGATGAGGATGAGGTGCTGAAGGTGTGGGAAGGACTCGGCTATTACTCGCGCGTGCGCAACTTGCACGCGGCGGTGAAAGAAGTGAAAACGCGCTATGGCGGCAAAGTGCCGGACGATCCAGATGAATTTTCTAGACTGAAAGGAGTCGGGCCGTATACGGTCGGGGCGGTGTTGAGCCTCGCTTATGGCGTCCCGGAGCCGGCTGTTGACGGCAACGTAATGCGCGTCTTGTCGCGTCTGTTTCTCGTAACAGACGATATTGCCAAACCGTCGACGAGAAAACGATTTGAACAAATCGTCCGCGAAATTATGGCGTACGAAAACCCGGGAGTGTTTAACGAGGCGCTGATTGAGCTCGGCGCTCTTGTTTGCACGCCGCGACGCCCGTCGTGCCTTCTTTGTCCGGTGCAAGCCTACTGCCAAGCGTTCGCCGAAGGGGTGGCGGAAGAGCTGCCGGTGAAAACGAAAAAAACAACGGTCAAGCAAGTGCCGATCGCCGTCGCGGTGCTGGCCGATGATGAAGGCCGCGTTCTCATTCGCAAGCGCGACAGCACTGGTTTGCTTGCGAACTTATGGGAGTTCCCCAGCTGCGAAACGGACGGAGTGGATGGAAAAGAGAAGCTCGAGCAAATGGTTGGCGAGCAATACGGCTTGCAAGTAGAGCTTATAGAATCGATCGTTTCGTTTGAGCATGCGTTTTCCCATTTAGTCTGGCAGTTGACCGTGTTTCCCGGCCGCCTGATCAGCAGCGAGTCCACCAAGGAGCCTTTTCGGCTTGTGTCTGAGGATGAGCTCGAGGCGTACGCCTTTCCGGTATCCCATCAACGTGTTTGGCGCGAATATAAAGAATGGGCGGGCGGAGTGCGCCGCCCTGATTAA
- a CDS encoding OFA family MFS transporter, which translates to MKNRWLIALSAVGIHISIGSVYAWSNFTNPLKQLFGWSDQEVALTFSIAILFLGLSAAFLGHFVEKHGPRKSGLLAAIFFGLGVTGSGLAVALGSKYLLYLFYGVLGGIGLGVGYIAPVSTLVKWFPDRRGLATGLAIMGFGFAAAIASPVMNSLIASVGVQNTFFILGITYFVIMTLSSLYLEKPPEGWLPEGFQEKVKAGKAKPSLDLAQLTANEAVKTRRFWYLWFMLFINVTCGIAVLAVAKPLAVESIGISQTAAAALVGAIGVFNGLGRIGWASASDYIGRPNTYTTFFVLQILIFFLLPNVSIKWLFIIMLTIVYTCYGGGFACIPAYIGDLFGTKQLGAIHGYILTAWAAAGLVGPMFAAYIKDTTGSYEGSLAFFGGLFVIAFIISLLVRIDIRRLRAQHEQIAYVSAAKES; encoded by the coding sequence GTGAAAAACCGTTGGCTCATTGCGTTATCGGCCGTCGGCATTCATATTTCGATTGGGTCTGTTTATGCGTGGAGCAATTTTACCAATCCATTAAAACAACTGTTTGGATGGTCCGATCAGGAAGTGGCGCTCACGTTCAGCATTGCGATTTTATTTTTAGGATTGTCGGCTGCGTTTCTTGGCCATTTTGTTGAAAAGCACGGACCGCGGAAATCCGGGCTATTGGCCGCCATCTTCTTTGGCCTCGGGGTGACGGGTTCCGGATTGGCTGTGGCGCTTGGCTCGAAATACTTGCTGTATTTGTTTTACGGTGTGTTGGGTGGAATCGGGCTTGGCGTTGGGTATATTGCGCCGGTGTCGACGCTCGTTAAATGGTTTCCGGACCGCCGTGGCTTGGCTACGGGTCTGGCGATTATGGGGTTCGGTTTTGCCGCAGCGATCGCGAGTCCGGTGATGAACAGTTTGATTGCCTCCGTCGGCGTCCAAAATACGTTTTTCATTTTAGGGATTACGTATTTTGTCATTATGACGTTATCTTCTCTTTATTTAGAAAAACCGCCGGAAGGATGGCTGCCGGAAGGATTTCAGGAAAAAGTGAAGGCCGGAAAAGCCAAACCTTCGCTTGATTTGGCGCAATTGACGGCCAATGAGGCTGTCAAAACAAGACGGTTTTGGTATTTATGGTTCATGCTGTTTATTAACGTGACGTGCGGCATTGCCGTTTTGGCAGTGGCGAAACCGTTGGCGGTGGAAAGCATCGGCATCAGCCAAACGGCAGCGGCGGCACTGGTTGGCGCCATCGGGGTGTTTAACGGGTTAGGGCGCATCGGTTGGGCGTCGGCTTCCGACTATATTGGACGGCCAAATACGTACACGACGTTTTTCGTTTTGCAAATTTTGATTTTCTTCCTGTTGCCGAACGTATCCATCAAATGGCTATTTATCATTATGTTGACGATTGTCTACACGTGTTATGGCGGCGGATTTGCCTGTATTCCGGCGTATATCGGCGATTTGTTCGGCACAAAGCAACTCGGTGCCATTCACGGCTACATTTTGACCGCTTGGGCCGCGGCGGGTCTCGTTGGACCGATGTTTGCCGCGTATATCAAAGACACGACCGGTTCTTACGAAGGGAGCTTGGCCTTTTTTGGCGGATTGTTTGTCATCGCTTTCATCATCTCGTTGCTCGTGCGCATCGATATTCGCCGACTGCGCGCTCAACATGAACAAATCGCCTATGTCTCTGCGGCTAAAGAAAGTTGA
- a CDS encoding gamma-type small acid-soluble spore protein has translation MAKQPNKTAAGTNIQEVRQQNAQSAQAAQAGQFATEFAAETNVQHVKQQNAQAEARKAQNVNQ, from the coding sequence ATGGCCAAACAACCGAACAAAACAGCAGCTGGCACGAACATTCAAGAAGTAAGACAACAAAATGCTCAATCGGCTCAAGCCGCTCAAGCCGGTCAATTTGCGACGGAATTTGCGGCTGAGACAAATGTGCAACACGTAAAACAACAAAACGCGCAAGCGGAAGCACGCAAAGCGCAAAACGTCAATCAATAA
- a CDS encoding ABC transporter ATP-binding protein has protein sequence MSEPLLEAKGLKKYFPITGGVFGKQIGTVKAVDDVTFTVYRGETLGIVGESGCGKSTTGRMLLRLIEPTDGSILFEGKNVTALSKAELRRLRRDMQMIFQDPFASLNPRHTVEKILEEPLIVHGIGSKEERKRRVREMLEVVGLGSYHAKRYPHQFSGGQRQRIGIARALMTHPKLIIADEPVSALDVSIQAQVLNLLEDLQKQFGLTYIFIAHDLGVVRHISDRVGVMYLGRMVELADSESLYESPKHPYTQALLSAVPIPDPDHKTERQLLSGDLPSPANPPQGCAFHTRCASCMDICRQRRPEWREVANGHYVACHLYEPTGEQRDDKQMKHKGETR, from the coding sequence ATGAGCGAGCCGCTGCTCGAAGCGAAAGGGCTTAAAAAATACTTTCCCATTACCGGGGGCGTTTTTGGCAAACAAATTGGGACGGTCAAAGCGGTCGATGATGTGACATTCACCGTGTACCGCGGTGAGACGCTTGGCATTGTCGGAGAGTCGGGCTGCGGCAAGTCGACTACGGGCCGAATGCTGCTGCGGCTCATTGAGCCGACAGACGGTTCGATTCTATTTGAAGGGAAGAATGTAACCGCTTTATCAAAAGCGGAGCTGCGCCGGTTGCGGCGCGATATGCAGATGATTTTCCAAGACCCGTTCGCTTCGCTGAACCCGCGCCATACAGTCGAAAAAATTTTGGAAGAGCCGCTCATCGTCCACGGCATTGGATCAAAAGAGGAGCGGAAGCGGCGAGTGCGGGAGATGCTCGAGGTGGTCGGGCTCGGTTCGTATCATGCCAAACGCTATCCCCACCAGTTCAGCGGCGGCCAGCGTCAGCGCATCGGCATCGCGCGGGCGCTGATGACTCATCCGAAGCTGATCATCGCCGATGAACCGGTTTCGGCGCTTGATGTATCGATTCAAGCGCAAGTTCTCAATTTGCTTGAAGATTTGCAAAAGCAGTTTGGGCTTACATATATTTTCATTGCCCATGATTTAGGGGTCGTTCGCCATATCAGCGACCGGGTCGGCGTCATGTATTTGGGGCGTATGGTTGAACTGGCGGACAGCGAGTCGTTATACGAATCGCCGAAGCATCCGTATACGCAGGCGCTTTTGTCCGCTGTGCCGATTCCAGATCCTGATCATAAAACAGAACGACAGTTGCTCTCCGGCGATTTGCCAAGCCCGGCGAATCCGCCGCAAGGATGCGCATTCCATACGCGTTGCGCATCCTGTATGGATATTTGCCGCCAGCGGCGTCCGGAATGGCGAGAAGTGGCCAATGGACATTACGTTGCTTGCCATTTATACGAGCCAACAGGTGAGCAACGTGATGATAAACAAATGAAACACAAGGGGGAAACACGATGA
- the fabL gene encoding enoyl-[acyl-carrier-protein] reductase FabL, whose protein sequence is MSGKVAVVTGSSRGIGKAIALRLAKKGYDIVVNYARSKTAAEETAHEIEALGRKALVVKANVGDVGKIRAMFAQIDQVFGRVDVLVNNAASGVLRPAMELEETHWNWTMNINSKALLFCAQEAAKRMERVGGGKIVSISSLGSIRYLENYTAVGVSKAALEALTRYLAVELAPKNIAVNAVSGGAVDTDALKHFPNRGELLADAAANTPAGRPVQPEDIVNAVMFLLSDAAEMIRGQTIIVDGGRSLLL, encoded by the coding sequence ATGAGCGGAAAAGTAGCAGTGGTCACCGGCAGCAGCCGCGGCATTGGCAAAGCGATCGCCTTGCGGCTGGCCAAGAAAGGATATGATATTGTTGTCAATTACGCCCGCAGCAAAACCGCCGCCGAAGAAACGGCGCACGAAATTGAAGCGCTCGGGAGAAAAGCGCTCGTCGTGAAAGCGAACGTTGGTGACGTTGGGAAAATTCGCGCCATGTTCGCCCAAATCGATCAGGTGTTCGGACGGGTCGATGTGCTCGTGAACAACGCTGCATCCGGCGTGTTGCGTCCGGCGATGGAATTGGAAGAAACGCATTGGAACTGGACGATGAACATCAACAGCAAAGCGCTTTTGTTTTGCGCCCAGGAAGCGGCGAAACGAATGGAGCGGGTTGGCGGCGGAAAAATTGTGAGCATCAGCTCGCTCGGGTCGATCCGCTATTTGGAAAACTATACGGCGGTCGGCGTCTCAAAGGCCGCGCTTGAAGCGCTGACCCGCTACTTGGCTGTCGAGCTGGCGCCGAAAAACATCGCCGTCAACGCCGTCTCCGGCGGAGCGGTCGATACCGATGCGCTGAAGCACTTCCCGAACCGCGGCGAGCTCCTCGCTGACGCTGCGGCCAATACGCCGGCTGGTCGCCCGGTTCAACCGGAAGATATCGTCAATGCGGTGATGTTTTTATTGTCGGATGCAGCCGAGATGATTCGCGGACAAACGATCATCGTCGACGGTGGAAGATCTTTACTTTTGTAA